TTATTGTTGGATGGGCTTCGTTTTCAGTTGTGGTGAGAACAATGGGATGCTGCTTGTATAATTGCTGGTGTGTGCATGGCCATTTGTTGTGTGATTATCCATCAGTTGTTATCGTCTTCAAATTATCTACACATTTTGGATCCCTTCTATACTCTCTCTGCTGGTGGTTTTGTATAGTTGGGAGTTTGGTTTCTTTCGCTTGTTATGTCATGGAGTTCGGTTTGTTGCATTGGTTCTGGTTTTTAGAAACGTGATGGTTGAATGCTATTTGCTTGATGGAATTGTATGTCCGAGTTATGTTATGCTGTTACAATGTGCATTTGGTTAGGTTTGTAGGATCTGCATCTCTATTTCAATGTGGGTTACTTTGTATGCGTGCACTAGGAACTAGGCATTTAGGTTAGGTTAATGGGATGTAGCTCAAATGGTAGAGCTCTTGGGCTTGTAACTTGCACCTGAGTCTCAAGATCCCGAGAAGATCAAGGTTCAAATCCTTGTGTCCCACACAATTCAGTTCTCCGTTCATTTAATCTGAAAGCATGGTTGGTACATAAAAGATAATGAAACTTGTGATCGCAGATGACAACAACCAACTAATATTAATCTACTTGTTGAATCTCATAACCCGTTATTATCAGAGATCTTTAACAGAAATGCGATTTTTATGTCAGAGAGAAGTGGGTTGCTAACGTTTCAAGTTTAGTTCACATTTATATCAGAATTACTATAAAATGTTTTGATCATTCCATATCAGGAACGCCAACTATGAGGATTGACAAACATCGTGTTCTCTCGTCCAAATTTTTCCGATCGCCCTCAAACTCTAGACCAATATATctctttatttaatttgtgtctcCTACAGTTGTTAGTATCGCATAACTTCCATGTCTCAATCTATTTGACATGTTCTGCTGGCAAAACCTTATCGCAAATTAAAACCAAAGTGGATGGATCTTGAATAGTTGGTGCCAGGAACTCAACCCTAAACCTTAAGGATTGACAGTTTCTTCAAGTGAAGATGGAGGGGCTTGTCATTTGAGCTTGAAGCTGGAGAAACTGATTCTGCGATCCTCTTGAACATAACAGACAAGTCAGAGAGCCCTCGAGTAATCTACTTTGTAATTGCAAGTATATCACATTCTATTTAGCACAATTATTTAGGCTAACTACCatgctttcttttcttcaCTTTTTGTTGCCTCGCTTTTGCACTCGAATAAAAACACTGAAAGTAGACAAAATCTCTTCAAACAACCTCAATCCAAATGTGGCTAAAAAATAACACCCGGCAATCATTTTACACAGGCATGCTCACTAGAAGAATCGCTCACCTAGGACAATGCTGGAAGAAAATTTCACACTGCGGGAATGACACTAAGAACCTTGAGATGAGCTCTGGTGGATATGCCTCCTGTCTTCCTATGACAATGGGATGATACTTATGTAGAAGTGACGTGACAACTTCTTCCAGATCAATTCCTTCTAGGCAGCCTGCAAGACAGCAGACAACCAAAAACTTAGGCAACAAAATGCGTATAGAAGGTAATGAACAGCCATGTTTTCATTGACAATTTTTCACCTTTCCCAAAATCCATCTCCTGGTCTTCATCTTCGATATCCCCCTCTTCAATAACTGAACCATTTTCCAGGGCAAGAGCTGCTTCAGCATATCGATTCAGGAACTCTTCTTCCGTTTCTTCATGTTCATCATCCTCCGAATCCTAAATAGCATAAGACCattaactttcctaatctctGAGACCAACTTAAATGTTCAAAGTCTAGCATAAATGGTATTGGGGTATGACGTAGTCCAAATTATTAAAGTTAATTAAAGTTGCACTGCAGCATATCAGCTCCCACTATTGGTAGGCAGTATAGTGAGTATACTATGTAGATAACATGTTAGGAACTAGTGAGAAGAGACTGATAAAATAACTTACTtcgtcatcatcatcgtcTTCAGTTTCACCATTAtcgtcttcatcatccatatcttcatcttcatcgtcATTTTCCTCAACTTCATTGAATCGGGCAGATGCTTCCATCAGAGAAGTAAAGCAGTCACGCAACAGAGCACCAGACTTTCCGAGTATCAGTAGTCTTTCAACCACTTTCGCCAGTGCCACCGCTGAGGTTTTCAGAACAATTAGTGATGTTATCAAATGTCAAATAAATCAACAACCATCTATCTGTTAACTTTTGCGGATAGATGTTAGTGATGTTAATAAATGACCTTCTACTCATAGGAGAACCTAAGAACCTTAAGTCCTTAACACAAGGAAGTCATCTCCTAAAGATTTAGCAACCAAAATACTTACCAATTAACTTTATCTCCGACTCTCTTGATAACCCAGGTTTGAAAGAGTTAGTGGAAACTAATCCGACGGCTGTTACCCAGGTCTCAAAGTCTCCATCTCCATCCTTCTCCAATGTACTCTCTACAACTTCAGGACAGCATAAATAGCACGATGATATAGCAAGCAACAAAGGCTTCCACAGAGATCCGGGCTTGCTTTTAACTTCTCTGAAATGGGAAAATGTTGCCTGACAAAATGCTGCTGCTAATGAATGCTTAACGCTTTCTGTCTCAGACGAATAACTTGGGACATGTAGCAGCAAATGGATGCAAGAGCAAGCTCTCCATGTTGCAGATGCATATTGTAAAGTGGCCTCACTTATAAAAGCACCGATACCTTCTATTACAGAATGCTTGGGAACAGGTGGAGCTGGAGGAGAAGGCAGCTGTCCTACAATAAAATTCTGCAGCCCATACTTACTGTGTAGACTGACAGCTTCCTTAATGCACTCAAAGACTGACATGTCCTCTGATTCTTCCCAAGCATGCCAGTCCGCAATCAGATCAGCCCAAACCAGTAATAGCTCAGCCACTTTGAGCTCTAGAATTACATTACTTCCAGTAACAGACAGCATAATGGATCGTAGCAATGTTGATGCAGAATCTAAGCAAGATGGAGGGGGCAAAGCGTTATCTTCCTGATACAGGTCAAGCAACAGAAATCAACAAATGTAACTAACTAAAACCCAGATGCCTACAACCAAACTGATTGAAGTAGAAATGTAGTTctgtgaaaaaaaatatctaaCAGCAGAAATCATGAACTAACCAATTGATGCATTGGTGCAAGCCAAGCCTTTTGCAAGAGATCAGAGAAAGCTGTACCAATAGTTGCCTGACCTGATAAAAACTTATGACTTGATTCATTTTCTTCTACATCCTCAGACATATCACTTTCCCAAATTTGAGCCATCACTGCTAATGCCGCAAAACCATTTTCAACCATCTGATTAAAACGGCATCACTTCATCAGTATCATTGATGAAATCGGTAAAGAAAAGATTACAATAACTTAGTGATTGAAATTGTGATGCAGGCaataattcaaagaaaaaggtATAGTGAGTACTATACAAAATGAAGCATGAatgtaacaaaaacaaaatcaaatttaTGCAAGGACAACCTAATTACAATATTACATTGAGCATAATTGATCAAGCACAGAGTATTCAATATTCCTGTCATGATTCTGTATTCTATAGCacagttttctttcttttgatccatCAGGTGCATTAACCAATAGATAGTTGGTGTGTATATAAAAATAGAAGCAAAACACCAGGCAACAGACTAATACGGATCTCCACATACTTGAGGCCATGGCTCCAGATCAGGGGGAATGCACTTTGAGATTTCCACAACCAATGACGAAATAATATATGGGATATGGACAGCAACATTTTCATTTCCTGCCTGCACCACAGAACTAAGAAGCTGGAACAAAATAGAGTTCTCTTCCTCATTACGGCCAATTCCACCAATTACAACTTGAAGCAGAGGAAGCCACTCAGGTGGTGGGTAGTCATTCTAAAGAAAGAATATAAGATCAGTCAAAGCCACAATGCTGCTGTTTAAGCCACAAGTACAGGATATATTGTGTGACTTACATCAAGAAGCGCTACTATGGCTGCAGCAGCTGATACCCGCACTGGATAACAAGAAGTATCCGTGCTATTGGGCATAGCCAATGCCTTCAGCAACGAGGAATACACATCTGCACTCATGTCCTGAAAAGGAGACAGAATCAGAGTGGTTATCACAAAGAATGCAGCTCTCAAGGAATTATATCTTAATATTAGTTAACTAAATACATAAATGTCTGTGATGTATTGACAAAAAATACATAGATCGATATTCAATCTAGATAAAGCACAGGCAAAGCAGACTGCAAGGTATTAAACAGTCTCACCTCAGGTAGGCACGATGCCAGTTCTCCCAGCACCCAGTTTGCAGTGGCAACCAACTGTGGGAACACTGTTAAATTATACAATGGTAGTAGCCGAGATTGAACCAGAGTTGCTGCATATGTGGGCTCTCGCTCCCTCAGAAACTgtataacaataaaaagagTGCAGATCTTCAGTAGACTCTTTTAATAACTCAGTTAACATATTTATAAAGTAACAGGAGGAGCAATTCTTACATCTAACAAGCCAGCATATGCCATCAAAACACCAAAGTAGCTGTCATGATCAtaacaaaagaacaaaaaaaaaagtgtccACAGATTAATATGAGAAAAGTGTGTAACATAGTaaaggaagaaatgaagatgaaaaattataatgGAAGAAACCAATTACTTGAAAATAACAAATTCGTAAGTACATGCAACATATAGTTCCTACAACAACAAATTATCTATGTGAGGATGTGTTAAGACTCACTCATTCATAATTCTAGTTTGGGATGGATTAGCATCAGAAGGAATCGGAAACTTTGACAGAAATGGAAGCACCAACAGTTCTCCAATTGAACAAGTTtgattgtttttcttcttcctgtCACCCTTTTTGCGTTTTGATGAAGCTGACGAGGCATTAGCAGAAGTTCCCATTTGAGGTCCCTGTAGACATTCAAAGACAACTTTAAGCACACGCTGACTAAAATACATGCCCATACATATATTCATTTAAGAGCACACACGACTAACTTTTGAAACTGAGATAACACCGAGTAAATTTATAGCACTTTTTCTGGCTGTAAATAGGTCCTCTCTCCAGCCAGAAATTTCTTCCTGTCCAAGAAcgaagtatgagaaagatcaAAATGGTATATGAATCACATAGATCATAAAAACTATAAGCTTCCCATACAAGGTCAGATGGAAGATTCTTTCGTATGTACTCTTCTGCATCTTCTTCCCACTCTGAAATATCCTACTTGAATCCATTGCCAAAATAAATAGGGATTAGAAAATCGTTTACTTGAAGCATTATTCAAGCTGATATTATACACACCTACACATAACTAACACTTACCTTTTCATTCATTACCAATGCTGGAAAGATTGCGAAATCcaacaaatatgaaaaatgtGGAGAAACTAATCTCCATCCCTGAAATTTGAAGCAAGTTGATTTAAAGAAAGACTACGTGCTTCATAAATTTGACAAAATTTCAAAGAGTTACAACATCCAGGAGTAAGAAACTCACAGGCCCTGTTTCAAGAACGTGTGATATCACATCAAAAGACAATGAAAGGATCCTCTCTGATAAAAAATCAATCTTCTGCACATGGAACAGTACATGTTAAGAAATCCTAAAGTTCACAGAAAACATTTTGTTCAGAATGCAACATAATCAAACTAAACATCAAGATCAAACATAATTATTAACAATTTCAATACAAAACTTACGCTGATATTTTTGCTGAACTTGACTATGTTCATAGCACACTTTATCATGTCTGGCATCAACCTAACAATGTAAACAAGTACAAAACATGAATGCCAATCCCAACAATCCCATTAGTATAAAAGAACTACATACATCACCGTTTTATTACTTATCAGAATACTTTCGGTGTCGAGTAACGAGAGCACAGAA
This is a stretch of genomic DNA from Argentina anserina chromosome 4, drPotAnse1.1, whole genome shotgun sequence. It encodes these proteins:
- the LOC126791868 gene encoding uncharacterized protein LOC126791868 isoform X2, yielding MEVAAQIGQLLNDTVSPDCAAVRTATEALDRLSQLPDFPYYLISISAGGENQGQKIAAATYLKNFTRKNVEGDVSNSKPKVSKEFKDQLLRALLQSEPAVVKVLVEVFRVIIVAEFVKQNWWPELVPDLRAALENSNLISGANAQWNTINALRVLHALVRPFQYFLEATVSKEPVPPQLELITKDILVPLLTLFHQIVQKALGTPGLTDMETENLLLIVCKCMYFTVRSHMPSALVPLLPLFCHDLIGILDSLSFDCVVTPENGNHMRLKTGKRSLRIFCALVTRHRKYSDKLMPDMIKCAMNIVKFSKNISKIDFLSERILSLSFDVISHVLETGPGWRLVSPHFSYLLDFAIFPALVMNEKDISEWEEDAEEYIRKNLPSDLEEISGWREDLFTARKSAINLLGVISVSKGPQMGTSANASSASSKRKKGDRKKKNNQTCSIGELLVLPFLSKFPIPSDANPSQTRIMNDYFGVLMAYAGLLDFLREREPTYAATLVQSRLLPLYNLTVFPQLVATANWVLGELASCLPEDMSADVYSSLLKALAMPNSTDTSCYPVRVSAAAAIVALLDNDYPPPEWLPLLQVVIGGIGRNEEENSILFQLLSSVVQAGNENVAVHIPYIISSLVVEISKCIPPDLEPWPQMVENGFAALAVMAQIWESDMSEDVEENESSHKFLSGQATIGTAFSDLLQKAWLAPMHQLEDNALPPPSCLDSASTLLRSIMLSVTGSNVILELKVAELLLVWADLIADWHAWEESEDMSVFECIKEAVSLHSKYGLQNFIVGQLPSPPAPPVPKHSVIEGIGAFISEATLQYASATWRACSCIHLLLHVPSYSSETESVKHSLAAAFCQATFSHFREVKSKPGSLWKPLLLAISSCYLCCPEVVESTLEKDGDGDFETWVTAVGLVSTNSFKPGLSRESEIKLIAVALAKVVERLLILGKSGALLRDCFTSLMEASARFNEVEENDDEDEDMDDEDDNGETEDDDDDEDSEDDEHEETEEEFLNRYAEAALALENGSVIEEGDIEDEDQEMDFGKGCLEGIDLEEVVTSLLHKYHPIVIGRQEAYPPELISRFLVSFPQCEIFFQHCPRISFSSFKLK
- the LOC126791868 gene encoding uncharacterized protein LOC126791868 isoform X1, with protein sequence MEVAAQIGQLLNDTVSPDCAAVRTATEALDRLSQLPDFPYYLISISAGGENQGQKIAAATYLKNFTRKNVEGDVSNSKPKVSKEFKDQLLRALLQSEPAVVKVLVEVFRVIIVAEFVKQNWWPELVPDLRAALENSNLISGANAQWNTINALRVLHALVRPFQYFLEATVSKEPVPPQLELITKDILVPLLTLFHQIVQKALGTPGLTDMETENLLLIVCKCMYFTVRSHMPSALVPLLPLFCHDLIGILDSLSFDCVVTPENGNHMRLKTGKRSLRIFCALVTRHRKYSDKLMPDMIKCAMNIVKFSKNISKIDFLSERILSLSFDVISHVLETGPGWRLVSPHFSYLLDFAIFPALVMNEKDISEWEEDAEEYIRKNLPSDLEEISGWREDLFTARKSAINLLGVISVSKGPQMGTSANASSASSKRKKGDRKKKNNQTCSIGELLVLPFLSKFPIPSDANPSQTRIMNDYFGVLMAYAGLLDFLREREPTYAATLVQSRLLPLYNLTVFPQLVATANWVLGELASCLPEDMSADVYSSLLKALAMPNSTDTSCYPVRVSAAAAIVALLDNDYPPPEWLPLLQVVIGGIGRNEEENSILFQLLSSVVQAGNENVAVHIPYIISSLVVEISKCIPPDLEPWPQMVENGFAALAVMAQIWESDMSEDVEENESSHKFLSGQATIGTAFSDLLQKAWLAPMHQLEDNALPPPSCLDSASTLLRSIMLSVTGSNVILELKVAELLLVWADLIADWHAWEESEDMSVFECIKEAVSLHSKYGLQNFIVGQLPSPPAPPVPKHSVIEGIGAFISEATLQYASATWRACSCIHLLLHVPSYSSETESVKHSLAAAFCQATFSHFREVKSKPGSLWKPLLLAISSCYLCCPEVVESTLEKDGDGDFETWVTAVGLVSTNSFKPGLSRESEIKLIAVALAKVVERLLILGKSGALLRDCFTSLMEASARFNEVEENDDEDEDMDDEDDNGETEDDDDDEDSEDDEHEETEEEFLNRYAEAALALENGSVIEEGDIEDEDQEMDFGKGCLEGIDLEEVVTSLLHKYHPIVIGRQEAYPPELISRFLVSFPQCEIFFQHCPSVFIRVQKRGNKK